The sequence below is a genomic window from Rudanella lutea DSM 19387.
GCACGAGCCGGTATCCATAGCGTAGCAACCGGTAGAGGGTATTGAGCAAAGAGGGCTTTTTCATAGCGTTGCCAGCGATTTTTGGTATTCGTACCGGCAACACAGGGTCAGCAACAGGCACCAGGCCGTACTTACCCACACCACACCCGACAGCCCTAGGCCCAGCACCTCAATAAACAGGTAGTTGAGCGGAAAAAAGAGCACGCAGCCCACCGCCGACACCACCGTAGCGAGCCGCAGCCGACCCACCGCGTTGGTGTAATAGTTGTAGTTACTCAGGAGTACATACGCCCCCGAATAAACCGTGAAGGCAAACGCCAGCTCAAACGGGATCGTGACAGCATTGCCCAGCCAGATCTGGCACGCGACATTGCTCATCAGGAGCATACCAGCCGCCACCACTACCGTAGCTACACAGAACCGGTGTAGCCGGCTCATGGTACCCGTAATCCAGAGACGATCGCGCTTCAGAAACGCTTCGGCAAAGGCCGACCAGTAGGGCGCAATCACGATACCGTAGATGGTCGGAATCAGACTGTAATACTTGGCCGTAACGGCATAGGTAGTCACTTCCGTAGCCGAGAAATACCGGGCCACCACCAGGCTACCCGACGTAAACATGAGCGTACTCACGAGCTGTAACACAAAAAAGCTACCGCTGCGGCTCAGTACCGAGCCGATACGCACCTTCGCCCAGTGCCCCAGGTTGGGCATCAGCCGGGCGTAGGTCGTCCGAAAGCCGTACGCCAGAAAGCCCCCGTACACCACAATGGGCATAAAGCTCTGAATAGCCGAGAATACGAGCAGGGAGTTAATCTGAAAGTAGGCCAGCAACAGAATCGCAACAAAGCTGATCAGATTACAGGTCAGCAAACTCACCGATGTTAGGTACACCTTATGGTCGGCGAGTAGCACCCCGTTGTACAGTTTCATCATCATCTGCAACACGTGCCCGACCAGTACCACCCCAAACGCCTGTTGCACCCCCGGTTCGTTGATCGAAAGCAGGCTGAGCAACGGACTAAGCCCACCCATCAGATAGGCCACACCAGCCACGCCAACCAAGACCAGCGCAATAAGCGCGGCCGTAGCCACCGCCGAGGCCACCACCTGCCCGGCCCGGTCGGTATCGTCAGCCACAAAACAGGCAATCAGTTCGTTGCGCAGGTAATTGATAACCGCCGTTTCGACAATGGCCAGCCAGTTGACCATCGAAAACAACACCATCCAGATTCCGAACTCATGCCGGGAGAGCGTCTGAATAGCCAGTGGAATAAACAGAAACGTAACGGCTATGCTCAGAAACCGAACCCCAAACGAAACCACAATGCTCCGGTTGATTTTCGATTCGAGTGCCGCACTGGATGGTGCCGCACCATCCAGTGCGGCACCGTCTACCAAGTTGGCAGGTCGTTGCTGGCGAAACCGAAGCGCATTAATTACGGCGAGCATGAAAAGCTTTCGTGTTTTTCGGAACGGCAATCAATGCCTTTCCGGGTTATATCGCAGTCTGATACCTGCGTGTTTTACCTGATCGTAGCGGCTTACCCCCCCAACCCCCTCCTTGAACTAAGGAGGGTGAATTGTTCACAACCAACTTGACCTATTGAAGGATACCTGTAGGTAAACTGTCTGTCTGTTCCCCCTCCTGTTTTTCAGGAGGGGGTTAGGGGGTGGTCAGTCCCTGCCGGTGGTCAGTCACTACCAGGCATTAACATTACCCTTGATCATGCACTTCACCGTAGCGAGGCACAACTTAACGTCGAGCCCCAGCGACTCACGCCGAACGTACAGCAGATCATAATCAACCCGGTGTTTCATATTGATCAGTTCACGGGTTTCGCCCCGTGCGCCACGTACCTGCGCCAGGCCCGTAATACCCGGCCGCACCAGGTAGCGCTTATGGTAGCTCGGAATCCGGGTCCAGTACATTTCGTCGTGCTGAATAGCATGTGGCCGGGGCCCTACAATGCTCATGTCGCCCCACAGTACGTTCAGAAACTGCGGCATTTCGTCCAGATTGGTCCGGCGCAAAAACCGGCCAATGGGTGTCACGCGGGAGTCATGCTGTCGGCACTGGGCAAAGTTCCCTTTGGGGTTGTAATACATCGTCCGAAACTTGAGGCATCGAAATACCTGCCCCCGCCGACCCGACCGCACCTGCCTGAACAAACCCGGCCCCGGTGAGGTAATCCGAATAAGCAGGCACACAATGGGCAGCAGCCACGAGAGCACAAAGAGCGTGACAAGCGAAGCCACCGTAATATCAAACAATCGCTTGCCGTATTGCGAATACCAGGATGATTGTAAACCGGTAGCTACCGCATCAACATCACGACGAACGTCGTGAACCTTAGCATAAGTTGAATCGATGGAAAGCATGGGAACAAAACGAAATAATTGGCAGTATAACCCGGAATAAAAAAGTAGTTGGCGCTAGGCTCGTTTGCCGGTTCGCGCCGGTTTTTTCTCGTCGTAGTACCCCCCGTAGCTGTAGCTATTGTAGTATGCTTCGCCATCGCCCACGGCATTCAGAATCACGTTGAGTTTCTGGAACCGCTGCTCCCGATACCACGTGTCCAGCTGCTTCAGGTACAGTTTGGGCGTCAGGTCATGGCGCACCACATACAGCGTAGCGTCGGCCAGAGGGGCAATCAGTTGCGCATCGGTCACCAGGCCAATCGGCGGTGAGTCAATCAGTACATAGTCGAAATGCTCTTTGAGGGCATTTATCAGCTCGGTCAGCTTCGGGGTGCTGAGTAGTTCGGCGGGGTTGGGCGGAATTGGCCCGCTGGTAACAATAAAGTAGTTGTCGTGGCCCGGAATCTGCCGCAGTATCTCTTCTACCGTCGCGTCACCAATGAGGTAATTGCTAATGCCCGACCCGTGTGCAATACCCAGATTCTTGTGCAGCTTGGGTTTCCGAAGGTCCATTTCCAGCACCACCGTCCGGCGGCCGGTCAGGGCCAGGCTGGCCCCCAGGTTGAGCGAGATAAACGACTTACCCTCACCACTGATGCTCGACGTAAACAACAGAACCTGACTACGCTCGGCATCGGTCCGCAAAAACTGGAGGTTGGTCCGCAGCGTCCGGATTTGTTCGGCCAGAATCGACTGGCTCCGGCCCCGAATCACGATAGCCTCCCCATTTTTGTTCTTGATCAACTCGCCCAGAATCGGTGCCTGCGTCTGATCTTCCACATCGGCCCGGCGCAACACCCGGTTGTTGAGCGCGTCGCGGCCCGCAATCACCCCAATGGGCAACAGCAGCCCCAGCAGGCCAAATACCAGGAAGAAAAACCGCCGAACCGGCTTAATGGGCAGGTTACCCGCGCGGGCAGCATCAATCGTGCGGCTGTCCGAAATGGTCGAGGCAAACGAAACGGCTGTTTCTTCGCGCTTCTGAAGCAGGTACGTGTACAAGCCATTTTTGATCGACTGTTGCCGCGTAATATCCAGCAACGACCGCTCCTTGGCCGGAATCGTCCGAATCATGCTCTCCATGCGGCCATTGTTGGCCATCAGCTGCTGCTGGGTGCTCGCCAGCTGCTTTTTCATGGTTTCTACATTCTCCGTAATGTTGGTACGGGTTTCTTTGATCTGTCCGTCGAGGGTTTGTACAATCGGGTTCAACTCCGAGGTCGTCCGCACGGCCTGCTCCCGCTTCAGTTCCAGTTCCGACAGCCGGTTTACCATACCCAACAGTACCGGATCGGCCAGGCCGAGGGTAGCCGGTGCCAGCCCCTGGCTGCTCGACTGACTCTTCAGATACCGGTCGAGGTCGTTGAGGGCGCTCATCTGAATCTTTACCTGATTCATCTGCACGTCGTTCTGCTGCACCGTCGCCAGAAAATTCTGCGCCTGCGCCCCCAGGTCGGTAATTCCCTGGTTCGACTTATAACGCTCTACATCTTTCTCTACCGACGCCAGTTCGCTCGAGATCAGGGCCAGCCGCTCTTCAATAAAGCGCAGGGTGTTGGCCGCCATCTTGTTTTTGTCGGCAATGGCCGCCTGATTGTATTCTTCGATCAACTCATTGAGCATAGCCTCGCCCCGGTGCGGTACGGCGTCTTCGAGGGTCAGCATAATCACGCTCGATGCCTTTGAGGTTGGCTCGGCCTTGAGCTTCTTCAGAAAGTCGGTGACGGCTTCGGTTTGCGTCACTACCTGCACCCGAACCGGCTCCGTGTTGGCCCCCACGGGCTTCCGATTGAACACCCGCAAACGACCATAGGGCGTCTGTACACTTTCGTTCAGAGGGTACACCTTGCCGTTGATGTCGACCGTCTGATCCGACATAAAGGCAAAATTCAGTTCGCTCTCGTACAGCCTGGGCGTTGGCTTCTCCACAATCAACCGAAAGGGGGCCTCGTACACTTCGCGGTACCCAAACGTAGTCGGCTTGTAGTACCGGGTTGTCAGTTGGAGCCGCGATACAATCTTGTCCATCAGTGTGTACGACTTCAGAATCTCGATCTCATTGTCGACCACCTTCTTGGGGGTAAAGATTTCGAGCTCTTTCAGCACATTGCTCTGATCGAGGCCTTTCTTTTCGTCCTTGATCAACAAACTGGCCTGTACTTTATACACCGGCTGCTGATACAGCAGGTACACGTAGGCAGCCGCCAGCGCGATAGCCATACTCGCCAAAAACCAGGGCCAGTTGCGGGCATATCGCATAAGTACCGCCCGTAAGTTTTTCGATTCGCCCTCGACCATTTGGTACGGGACGTAAGAATAAGTTGAGTCGTTGTTCATAGTACTTCTTGAGTTTACCAGCGTGAAGCAATAATGGCCAGAAAGGATAGGGCACTCAGCACAATAGGGGTGATTTGATACACCCGGTCGACACTCGCGACCCGCGCCTTTACGGGTTCTACATACACCACATCGTTGGGGTGCAGGTAGTAGTAAGGCGACTGAAACACATCGCGCCGGGTCAGATCGAGCCGCACGGAGGTACGCTTTCCGTTTTCTTCACGGATGACAAGCACATTATCGCGCCGACCGTACACGGTCAGGTCGCCCGCCAGCCCCAGGGCTTCGGGCAGAGAAATTTGTTCGTTCGAAATGTTGAAGAGCGATGGCCGGGCCACCTCACCCAGTACCGTGATGCGGAAGTTCAGATTCCGCAGGCTCACCGTTGGTTCTTTGAGATAATCTTTCAGCCGGGTCTGAATCTGGCTAGCTGCCTGCACGTTGGTCAGGCCCGCTACCGCCACCTTACCAATCAGAGGCAGGGTAATGGTATTGTCGGGGGCTACCAGATAGCCGTTGTAGGCCGGCAGGGGCGTTGTTGAGTTCAGCGTCGACGGGGCGGCCGTAAGCGGCTGAGCCGGGTGCGGATTAAAAAAAGCCGACGCTTCGGGGTTGAGACTGCTCACCTGCACCGAAAGCAGATCGCCCGGCCGAATGGTCGCCGAGAAGGGCGCCAAACGAATCGAATCGGGCGTACTCGATATGTCCTGAAAATAGACCAACTGTTTAGGGCTCACGCAACCCGACAACCAGACTAGTAAGAAAAGTCCAGTGATAAATACTCGCTTGCTCACCTCAACAGAAAAACTTGACATATGAATATAAATTATATTAAAAAACAAATTTTATTCCTGCTTTTAGGGCGAATCCCGTCAGAACTTTCTTCCAAGCAGTCAAAGATAAGGCCCGAACAGGATA
It includes:
- a CDS encoding lipopolysaccharide biosynthesis protein, which produces MLAVINALRFRQQRPANLVDGAALDGAAPSSAALESKINRSIVVSFGVRFLSIAVTFLFIPLAIQTLSRHEFGIWMVLFSMVNWLAIVETAVINYLRNELIACFVADDTDRAGQVVASAVATAALIALVLVGVAGVAYLMGGLSPLLSLLSINEPGVQQAFGVVLVGHVLQMMMKLYNGVLLADHKVYLTSVSLLTCNLISFVAILLLAYFQINSLLVFSAIQSFMPIVVYGGFLAYGFRTTYARLMPNLGHWAKVRIGSVLSRSGSFFVLQLVSTLMFTSGSLVVARYFSATEVTTYAVTAKYYSLIPTIYGIVIAPYWSAFAEAFLKRDRLWITGTMSRLHRFCVATVVVAAGMLLMSNVACQIWLGNAVTIPFELAFAFTVYSGAYVLLSNYNYYTNAVGRLRLATVVSAVGCVLFFPLNYLFIEVLGLGLSGVVWVSTAWCLLLTLCCRYEYQKSLATL
- a CDS encoding sugar transferase, whose translation is MLSIDSTYAKVHDVRRDVDAVATGLQSSWYSQYGKRLFDITVASLVTLFVLSWLLPIVCLLIRITSPGPGLFRQVRSGRRGQVFRCLKFRTMYYNPKGNFAQCRQHDSRVTPIGRFLRRTNLDEMPQFLNVLWGDMSIVGPRPHAIQHDEMYWTRIPSYHKRYLVRPGITGLAQVRGARGETRELINMKHRVDYDLLYVRRESLGLDVKLCLATVKCMIKGNVNAW
- a CDS encoding GumC family protein, producing the protein MNNDSTYSYVPYQMVEGESKNLRAVLMRYARNWPWFLASMAIALAAAYVYLLYQQPVYKVQASLLIKDEKKGLDQSNVLKELEIFTPKKVVDNEIEILKSYTLMDKIVSRLQLTTRYYKPTTFGYREVYEAPFRLIVEKPTPRLYESELNFAFMSDQTVDINGKVYPLNESVQTPYGRLRVFNRKPVGANTEPVRVQVVTQTEAVTDFLKKLKAEPTSKASSVIMLTLEDAVPHRGEAMLNELIEEYNQAAIADKNKMAANTLRFIEERLALISSELASVEKDVERYKSNQGITDLGAQAQNFLATVQQNDVQMNQVKIQMSALNDLDRYLKSQSSSQGLAPATLGLADPVLLGMVNRLSELELKREQAVRTTSELNPIVQTLDGQIKETRTNITENVETMKKQLASTQQQLMANNGRMESMIRTIPAKERSLLDITRQQSIKNGLYTYLLQKREETAVSFASTISDSRTIDAARAGNLPIKPVRRFFFLVFGLLGLLLPIGVIAGRDALNNRVLRRADVEDQTQAPILGELIKNKNGEAIVIRGRSQSILAEQIRTLRTNLQFLRTDAERSQVLLFTSSISGEGKSFISLNLGASLALTGRRTVVLEMDLRKPKLHKNLGIAHGSGISNYLIGDATVEEILRQIPGHDNYFIVTSGPIPPNPAELLSTPKLTELINALKEHFDYVLIDSPPIGLVTDAQLIAPLADATLYVVRHDLTPKLYLKQLDTWYREQRFQKLNVILNAVGDGEAYYNSYSYGGYYDEKKPARTGKRA
- a CDS encoding polysaccharide biosynthesis/export family protein, which translates into the protein MSSFSVEVSKRVFITGLFLLVWLSGCVSPKQLVYFQDISSTPDSIRLAPFSATIRPGDLLSVQVSSLNPEASAFFNPHPAQPLTAAPSTLNSTTPLPAYNGYLVAPDNTITLPLIGKVAVAGLTNVQAASQIQTRLKDYLKEPTVSLRNLNFRITVLGEVARPSLFNISNEQISLPEALGLAGDLTVYGRRDNVLVIREENGKRTSVRLDLTRRDVFQSPYYYLHPNDVVYVEPVKARVASVDRVYQITPIVLSALSFLAIIASRW